The Pirellulales bacterium DNA window TTTGAATATTGGGGGGATGCGCGGGTGGATTTGCCCATCTGGCGGGCGGAAAACTCCGCGGCGATCGGGGCGGTCAACCCCGGCAGGACCGTGCGGGCCGAATTGCAAAAAGAACGCCGCCCGGTGCAAATCTGGCACACCCTGCCGCCGCGCTGGCGGGCGCTGTTAAAGTTGATCCGACCCACGCAATGGGTCAAGAATTTGCTGTTGTTCGTGCCGCTGGTGCTGGGACATCAATTGAGTAGCGGGGAAAAAATTTGGCAGGCGTGCGTGGCGTTTATGGCGTTTTCGCTATGTGCCAGTGCGGTGTATGTGCTAAATGATCTGTTCGACGCGCCCGCCGACCGGCGCAACCCGCATAAATGCCGCCGACCCTTCGCGGCGGGGACGCTGCCGCTAGCGTGGGGACCGTTTTTGAGCCTTGGTCTGGCCGCGGCGGGGTTTGCCATCGCGCTACTGGGTCTGCCGTGGGCAGGGGGGAATGCGCCGTCATTCGCGCTGTTGATGGGCGCGTATGGGCTGATAAATTTGGCGTACAGCCTGTGGCTCAAGCGGCACATGGTGATCGACGTACTGCTGCTGGCGGGAATGTACTGCCTGCGGATCGTGCTGGGGGGGGTGGCGACCGGCATTACCGTGTCCGAATGGCTGATGGCGTTCGCGATTTTCTTTTTTACGTCATTGGCCTTTGCCAAGCGGCACGCCGAACTGGCCCGCCTGGCGGACGAGAACCAACCCGCCACGCCCGGGCGAGGCTATGGCGTCCACGACCTGAGCATGATCGAAAGCATCGGCCCGACCGCGGGGTATATGTCGATTTTGGTGCTGGCGCTGTATGTCAACTCGGACAATATGAAGAAGCTGTATAACAACCACTGGGCGCTACTTATGATTTGCCCGGTAATGCTGTATTGGATGACGCGGCTATGGTTTGTGGCCAAGCGGCGCGAGCTAAACGAAGACCCGCTGGTTTACGCGTTGTCGGACTGGGTTAGCTGGCTGGCGGCGGGAATGGTGGTGGCGCTGGCGGTACTGGCCAAGACGGGATGGTTCTGGGGGGGGATGATACCGTAAGGGGGAACATGAACCGCGGCGTCCTATGTTTTTCTCTTAGGCAATAGGTCGGATCGTGATCAGACACAGTTAGAGTATCATAATGATCACGGATTTGGATTTTTCATTTCGGAACCCATTCCGCCTGACTTTCCTTATCGATGGAACTACTCTTTTTCATGGCGGAACATGTTCCGCCCTACTCCGACAACGCCCGCGCGCCGCTGATCAAGTTGATGAATTCCTTATTGGATTTGAACTTGGCCAGGCGGGTGGTGAGCTGTTCCATGGCATCGACATGATGCATGGTCGAGAGTGTCCGCCGCAGCATGGTGACGGCGTGCAGTGTTTCGGGATCGAGCAGTTTTT harbors:
- a CDS encoding UbiA family prenyltransferase, translated to MSSYPISSEPEPAAADADKIAAATPGATKVIPLFVDLDGTLIATDMGQETAFQAIKQHPAVLLQFPLLAARGLAVLKRHLASRVRFDAAELPYHARVVTALQEAKAAGRPIILATASDRLLAEQIAAHLGLFDAVLASDGLHNLKGSAKLAAIQEFCAKQGWEQFEYWGDARVDLPIWRAENSAAIGAVNPGRTVRAELQKERRPVQIWHTLPPRWRALLKLIRPTQWVKNLLLFVPLVLGHQLSSGEKIWQACVAFMAFSLCASAVYVLNDLFDAPADRRNPHKCRRPFAAGTLPLAWGPFLSLGLAAAGFAIALLGLPWAGGNAPSFALLMGAYGLINLAYSLWLKRHMVIDVLLLAGMYCLRIVLGGVATGITVSEWLMAFAIFFFTSLAFAKRHAELARLADENQPATPGRGYGVHDLSMIESIGPTAGYMSILVLALYVNSDNMKKLYNNHWALLMICPVMLYWMTRLWFVAKRRELNEDPLVYALSDWVSWLAAGMVVALAVLAKTGWFWGGMIP